A stretch of Nonomuraea africana DNA encodes these proteins:
- the pstA gene encoding phosphate ABC transporter permease PstA: protein MTSIQHISTGRRIKDRVVQGLVYLAFALAVVPLISVLWLVIKNGLARFDMEFLTHSMRGIGARDVGGGAYHAIIGTLEQVLLASAIAVPIGVLTAIYLVEYGTGGRLSRTISFFVDVMTGVPSIVAGLFIFAFWILFLGIPFSGFAGALALSILMMPTVVRSAEEMLRLVPNDLREASYALGVPKWRTILKVVLPTALTGIITGVMLAIARVAGETAPLLLTVFFTDSINNDPFNGPQMGLPLYVFDQAARPNDTAIDRAWAGALTLILIVMLLNLVARLIAWWRSPGRAR, encoded by the coding sequence ACCTCTATTCAGCACATCTCGACAGGGCGCAGGATCAAGGACCGGGTCGTTCAGGGCCTGGTCTACCTGGCCTTCGCGCTGGCCGTGGTGCCGCTCATCTCCGTGCTGTGGCTGGTCATCAAGAACGGCCTGGCCCGCTTCGACATGGAGTTCCTGACCCACTCGATGCGCGGCATCGGAGCCAGGGACGTGGGCGGCGGCGCCTACCACGCCATCATCGGCACCCTCGAACAGGTCCTGCTGGCCTCCGCCATCGCGGTGCCCATCGGCGTGCTCACCGCCATCTACCTGGTGGAGTACGGCACGGGCGGGCGGCTCAGCCGTACGATCAGCTTCTTCGTGGACGTCATGACCGGCGTCCCCTCGATCGTGGCGGGCCTGTTCATCTTCGCCTTCTGGATCCTCTTCCTCGGCATCCCGTTCTCCGGGTTCGCCGGAGCGCTCGCGCTGTCGATCCTGATGATGCCGACGGTGGTCCGCTCGGCCGAGGAGATGCTCAGGCTGGTCCCCAACGACCTGCGTGAGGCCTCCTACGCCCTGGGCGTGCCGAAGTGGCGCACGATCCTCAAGGTCGTGCTGCCGACCGCGCTCACCGGCATCATCACCGGCGTCATGCTGGCCATCGCCCGCGTCGCGGGTGAGACCGCGCCGCTGCTGCTGACCGTGTTCTTCACCGACTCCATCAACAACGATCCGTTCAACGGGCCGCAGATGGGGCTTCCCCTCTACGTGTTCGACCAGGCGGCCCGTCCCAACGACACCGCCATCGACCGCGCGTGGGCGGGAGCTCTCACGCTCATCCTGATCGTCATGCTGCTCAACCTGGTCGCGCGCCTCATCGCCTGGTGGCGCTCGCCTGGCCGGGCCCGATAG
- the pstB gene encoding phosphate ABC transporter ATP-binding protein PstB: MSKQIQVSGLDAYYGSHKAIEDVSMTIEPRSVTAFIGPSGCGKSTFLRTLNRMHEVIPGARVDGKVLLDGEDLYGPDVEPVSVRRAIGMVFQRPNPFPTMSIYENVAAGLKLNGRISKSETDGIVEESLKGANLWNEVKDRLSKPGAGLSGGQQQRLCIARAIAVKPEVLLMDEPCSALDPISTLAIEDLMTKLKDEYTIVIVTHNMQQAARVSDRTAFFNLAAQGQPGKVVEMDDTSRMFTNPSQKATEDYITGRFG; this comes from the coding sequence ATGTCCAAGCAGATCCAGGTCTCGGGCCTCGACGCATACTACGGATCGCACAAGGCCATCGAGGACGTCTCGATGACCATCGAGCCCCGCTCGGTCACCGCGTTCATCGGCCCCTCCGGCTGCGGCAAGTCCACCTTCCTTCGCACGCTCAACCGCATGCACGAGGTCATCCCCGGCGCGCGGGTCGACGGCAAGGTGCTGCTCGACGGCGAGGACCTCTACGGTCCCGACGTGGAGCCCGTCTCCGTCCGCCGCGCGATCGGCATGGTCTTCCAGCGGCCCAACCCGTTCCCGACCATGTCCATCTACGAGAACGTGGCCGCGGGGCTCAAGCTCAACGGCCGCATCTCCAAGTCCGAGACCGACGGCATCGTCGAGGAGTCGCTCAAGGGCGCCAACCTCTGGAACGAGGTCAAGGACCGGCTCAGCAAGCCGGGCGCGGGCCTGTCCGGCGGACAGCAGCAGCGCCTGTGCATCGCCCGCGCGATCGCGGTCAAGCCTGAGGTGCTGCTCATGGACGAGCCCTGCTCGGCCCTCGACCCCATCTCCACGCTGGCCATCGAGGACCTGATGACCAAGCTCAAGGACGAGTACACGATCGTCATCGTCACCCACAACATGCAGCAGGCCGCCCGGGTGAGCGACCGCACCGCCTTCTTCAACCTCGCGGCCCAGGGGCAGCCCGGCAAGGTGGTCGAGATGGACGACACCTCGCGGATGTTCACCAACCCCTCGCAGAAGGCCACCGAGGACTACATCACGGGACGTTTCGGCTGA
- a CDS encoding response regulator transcription factor, which yields MVVAANGDAPTAPTLLVADPDENVIQELAAALVREGVEVTGVTDGAQALLQAGALHPDVVLVGATLPTIGAVEFVRAVRLARSVPVLLGVSEGHAEQAVQALAAGASACVARPYRVPELLPFIQAASHGETRKVLSVGSVELDVNAYQVRVAGHAVHLPLREFELLHYLMRNADRTVTREQIMRNVWHSADGTSTNTIAVHVKRLRARLGDEDDQLIQTVRGVGYRLITPA from the coding sequence ATGGTCGTCGCGGCGAACGGGGACGCCCCGACAGCCCCCACGCTGCTGGTGGCCGACCCGGACGAGAACGTCATCCAGGAGCTGGCGGCGGCGCTGGTACGCGAGGGCGTCGAGGTCACCGGCGTGACCGACGGCGCCCAGGCGCTCCTGCAGGCCGGCGCCCTGCACCCCGACGTGGTGCTCGTGGGCGCCACACTGCCGACCATCGGCGCGGTGGAGTTCGTCCGCGCCGTACGGCTCGCACGCTCGGTGCCCGTCCTGCTCGGCGTCAGTGAGGGGCATGCCGAGCAGGCGGTCCAGGCGCTGGCCGCGGGCGCGTCGGCGTGCGTGGCCAGGCCGTACCGGGTGCCGGAGCTGTTGCCCTTCATCCAGGCGGCCTCCCACGGCGAGACCCGCAAGGTGCTCAGCGTGGGGAGCGTGGAGCTCGACGTCAACGCCTACCAGGTACGCGTCGCGGGCCACGCCGTCCACCTGCCGCTGCGCGAGTTCGAGCTGCTGCACTACCTGATGCGCAACGCCGACCGTACGGTGACCCGCGAGCAGATCATGAGGAACGTCTGGCACTCCGCCGACGGCACCTCGACCAACACGATCGCGGTGCACGTCAAGCGGCTGCGGGCGCGTCTGGGCGACGAGGACGACCAGCTGATCCAGACCGTGCGCGGCGTCGGCTACCGGCTGATCACGCCTGCCTGA
- a CDS encoding phenylalanine 4-monooxygenase gives MFEEAQYFAPVSAQDDGSVVVELATSHPGFADQVYRARRNAIAALAVNHRPGEAIPEAEYTEQEHEIWALISHELAIKHRKYATAEYLEGAARLGLPTDRIPQLQEVSELLEPLTGFRYLPAAGLVPLRDFYGVLADGYFHSTQYIRHHSVPFYTPEPDVVHEVIGHANALAHDRFAALYRAAGAAARRVESEEALEFVSKVFWFTLEFGVMAESGELRAYGAGILSSYGEIEEFRGMDIRPLDLRVMGATQYDITKYQDVLFRAESLRHLEDVVGAFWETCDDDGIAELQAGVISR, from the coding sequence ATGTTCGAGGAAGCGCAGTACTTCGCGCCGGTGTCCGCCCAGGACGACGGGTCCGTGGTGGTCGAGCTGGCGACGTCACATCCTGGTTTCGCCGACCAGGTCTATCGGGCCAGGCGCAACGCCATCGCGGCCCTGGCCGTCAACCACCGGCCGGGCGAGGCGATCCCCGAGGCCGAGTACACCGAGCAGGAACACGAGATCTGGGCGCTGATCTCGCACGAGCTGGCCATCAAGCACAGGAAGTACGCCACGGCGGAGTACCTGGAGGGCGCGGCGCGGCTGGGACTGCCCACCGACCGGATCCCGCAGCTCCAGGAGGTGAGCGAGCTGCTGGAGCCGCTCACCGGGTTCAGGTACCTGCCCGCCGCCGGGCTCGTGCCGCTGCGTGACTTCTACGGCGTGCTGGCCGACGGCTACTTCCACTCCACGCAGTACATCCGCCACCACTCGGTGCCCTTCTACACGCCGGAGCCCGACGTCGTCCACGAGGTGATCGGGCACGCCAACGCGCTGGCCCACGATCGGTTCGCGGCGCTGTACCGGGCCGCGGGCGCGGCGGCGCGGCGGGTGGAGAGCGAGGAGGCGCTGGAGTTCGTCTCGAAGGTCTTCTGGTTCACGCTGGAGTTCGGCGTCATGGCCGAGAGCGGCGAGCTGCGCGCGTACGGGGCGGGCATCCTGTCGTCCTACGGCGAGATCGAGGAGTTCAGGGGCATGGACATCAGGCCCCTCGACCTGCGCGTCATGGGCGCCACGCAGTACGACATCACGAAATATCAGGACGTGTTGTTCCGGGCCGAGTCGCTGCGGCACCTGGAGGACGTCGTGGGCGCCTTCTGGGAGACCTGCGACGACGACGGCATCGCCGAGCTTCAGGCAGGCGTGATCAGCCGGTAG
- a CDS encoding Lrp/AsnC family transcriptional regulator, with product MDELDARLLVTMRAHPRIGLTELARLLGVARGTVQARVEKLTARGVIVDFGPTVSAAGTGHPILAFVWLQIAQGRLAEAVEALRDVPQILEVHGTSGQHDLLCRVVARSTDHLQEVIARILASPAVERSDTTIALSTQIPYRIEPLIASSHEER from the coding sequence GTGGACGAGCTCGACGCCAGACTTCTGGTGACCATGCGCGCGCACCCTCGCATCGGACTGACCGAGTTGGCCCGCCTGCTGGGGGTGGCCAGGGGCACGGTGCAGGCCAGGGTGGAGAAGCTGACGGCGCGCGGGGTCATCGTCGACTTCGGGCCCACGGTCTCGGCCGCGGGCACCGGTCACCCGATCCTGGCGTTCGTCTGGCTCCAGATCGCCCAGGGACGGCTGGCGGAGGCGGTCGAGGCACTGCGCGACGTGCCGCAGATCCTCGAGGTCCACGGCACCAGCGGGCAGCACGACCTGCTGTGCAGGGTGGTGGCCAGGAGCACGGACCATCTGCAGGAGGTCATCGCGCGCATCCTCGCCTCTCCCGCCGTGGAGCGCAGCGATACTACGATCGCGCTCTCGACACAGATCCCTTACCGGATCGAGCCTCTGATCGCCTCTTCTCATGAGGAGAGGTAG
- a CDS encoding response regulator yields the protein MTRVLVVDDEPQILRALRINLAAREYEVAVADDGSSALRQAADWHPDLVILDLGLPDLDGVDVIHGLRGWTSVPIIVLSGRAGSADKVDALDAGADDYVTKPFGIDELLARIRAVTRRINQHETEPAAVRIGDHVVDLASKTISGGVRLTPTEWHFLELLLRNPGKLISQRQVLTEVWGSAYLKETNYLRQYMAQLRRKLERDPARPAHLLTEPGMGYRFQP from the coding sequence ATGACCCGCGTTCTGGTGGTCGACGACGAACCGCAGATCCTGCGCGCGCTGCGGATCAACCTGGCGGCCAGGGAGTACGAGGTCGCGGTGGCCGACGACGGCAGCTCGGCCCTGCGCCAGGCCGCCGACTGGCATCCCGACCTGGTCATCCTCGACCTCGGCCTGCCCGATCTCGACGGCGTCGACGTCATCCACGGCCTGCGCGGCTGGACCAGCGTGCCGATCATCGTCCTGTCCGGCAGGGCGGGCAGCGCGGACAAGGTGGACGCGCTGGACGCGGGGGCCGACGACTACGTCACCAAGCCGTTCGGCATCGACGAGCTCCTGGCCCGCATCCGAGCGGTCACCCGCAGGATCAACCAGCACGAGACGGAACCCGCCGCCGTGCGCATCGGCGACCACGTGGTGGACCTGGCGAGCAAGACGATCTCAGGCGGGGTACGGCTGACGCCCACCGAATGGCACTTTCTCGAGTTGCTGCTCCGCAATCCCGGCAAGCTCATCAGCCAGCGGCAGGTGCTGACCGAAGTGTGGGGGAGCGCCTATCTGAAGGAGACGAACTACCTGCGGCAGTACATGGCTCAGCTCAGGCGCAAGCTGGAGCGCGACCCCGCGCGCCCCGCGCACCTGCTCACCGAGCCAGGCATGGGCTATCGGTTCCAGCCCTAG
- a CDS encoding DUF4118 domain-containing protein — translation MGRGRLRVYLGAAPGVGKTYAMLGEGRRARERGRDVVVGFVETHGRSRTAEQLEGLEVLPRRSLLHRGATFTELDVEAVIARRPKIVLIDELAHTNVPGSANVKRWQDVEEILDAGIDVISTVNIQHLESLNDVVERITGVPQRETVPDDVVRRADQIELVDMSPEALRRRLAHGNVYTPETVDAALSNYFRVGNLTALRELALLWLAGKVDEQLDRYRADHGIAGTWEARERVVVALTGGPEGDTLVRRAARVAGRTKGADLLAVHVTRSDGLSSSADPASLARQRTLVESLGGSYHQVVGDDVPRALLDFARGVNATQLVLGASRRGRLAQIFSRGVGVTTIAQSDSIDVHMVTHEAIRKGLGRPAPPGAGLTRRRRLAGWAMALLAMPLLTLALLPFRGDLTLPSEILLFLLLVVSVALVGGMWPALTAAVFGFALLNWFFTAPVHTLTISAPENVLALVIFVLVAAMVSTVVDLAARRTREAARSSADAEVLSTLAGQVLRGEPLLERLREIYGLTSVTLLERAGDGWRIVAMAGGPPCTEPGTGDTDVTIDDDLVLAVRGRLLDAADRRVLEAFAAEAAVALRQQRLREEAALARPLAEADRMRTALLAAVSHDLRTPLASAMAAVESLRSTEIDWSPSDRQELLATAGESLVKLHRLVENLLDMSRLQAGVLGLALQPVALEEIIPRALVDVGPRATSDFSAELPEVMADPVLLERVLVNLVSNGVRYSPVLVTASEHADRVEIRVIDRGPGIPQEDHQRVFQPFQRLGDRDNHAGVGLGLALSRGLTEAMGGTLVPEETPGGGLTMIVSLRTAA, via the coding sequence ATGGGCAGGGGGAGGTTGCGGGTCTATCTGGGCGCGGCTCCCGGCGTAGGAAAGACCTACGCCATGCTGGGCGAGGGCCGCCGGGCCCGCGAGCGGGGCAGGGACGTCGTGGTGGGGTTCGTGGAGACCCATGGCCGCTCCCGTACCGCCGAGCAGCTCGAGGGGCTGGAAGTCCTCCCGCGCAGGAGTCTCCTCCACCGGGGCGCGACCTTCACCGAGCTCGACGTCGAGGCGGTCATCGCCCGGCGGCCGAAGATCGTACTGATCGACGAGCTGGCCCACACCAACGTCCCCGGCTCGGCGAACGTCAAGCGATGGCAGGACGTCGAGGAGATCCTCGACGCCGGGATCGACGTGATCTCGACCGTGAACATCCAGCATCTGGAGTCGCTCAACGACGTCGTCGAACGGATCACGGGCGTGCCGCAGCGCGAGACCGTCCCCGACGACGTCGTACGGCGGGCCGACCAGATCGAGCTGGTAGACATGTCGCCCGAGGCGCTGCGGCGCCGCCTGGCCCACGGCAACGTCTACACCCCCGAAACGGTCGACGCCGCGCTGTCCAACTACTTCCGCGTCGGCAACCTGACCGCGCTGCGCGAGCTGGCCCTGCTGTGGCTGGCCGGCAAGGTCGACGAGCAACTGGACCGCTACCGCGCCGACCACGGCATCGCGGGCACCTGGGAGGCGCGCGAGCGCGTGGTCGTGGCCCTGACCGGCGGCCCCGAGGGCGACACCCTGGTACGGCGGGCCGCCCGCGTCGCGGGCCGGACCAAGGGCGCCGACCTGCTGGCCGTCCACGTGACCAGGTCGGACGGCCTGTCGAGCAGCGCCGACCCGGCCAGCCTGGCCAGGCAGCGCACGCTCGTGGAGAGCCTCGGCGGCAGCTACCACCAGGTCGTCGGTGACGACGTCCCCCGCGCGCTGCTCGACTTCGCCCGCGGCGTCAACGCCACCCAGCTGGTGCTCGGCGCCTCGCGCAGGGGCAGGCTGGCGCAGATCTTCTCGCGCGGCGTGGGGGTCACGACGATCGCGCAGTCCGACTCGATCGACGTGCACATGGTCACCCACGAGGCGATCCGCAAGGGCCTCGGCCGTCCTGCGCCCCCCGGGGCCGGACTCACCCGGCGACGCCGGCTCGCGGGCTGGGCGATGGCGCTGCTCGCGATGCCCCTGCTGACCCTGGCGCTGCTGCCGTTCAGGGGGGACCTGACGCTGCCCAGCGAGATCCTGCTGTTCCTGCTGCTCGTCGTCTCGGTGGCGCTGGTCGGCGGCATGTGGCCGGCGCTGACGGCGGCGGTCTTCGGGTTCGCGCTGCTCAACTGGTTCTTCACCGCGCCGGTGCACACGCTGACGATCTCCGCGCCGGAGAACGTCCTGGCTCTGGTCATCTTCGTGCTGGTCGCGGCGATGGTGAGCACGGTGGTCGACCTGGCGGCGCGCCGTACGAGGGAGGCGGCCAGGTCGAGCGCCGACGCGGAGGTGCTCTCCACGCTGGCCGGCCAGGTGCTGCGCGGCGAGCCGCTGCTCGAACGGCTGCGCGAGATCTACGGGTTGACCTCGGTCACGCTGCTGGAGCGCGCGGGGGACGGCTGGCGGATCGTCGCCATGGCGGGCGGCCCGCCGTGCACCGAACCGGGCACAGGCGACACTGACGTGACGATCGACGACGACCTGGTGCTTGCCGTACGGGGCAGGCTGCTGGACGCCGCGGACCGGCGGGTGCTGGAGGCGTTCGCCGCGGAGGCCGCGGTGGCGCTGCGCCAGCAGCGGCTGCGCGAGGAGGCCGCGCTGGCGCGGCCGCTGGCGGAGGCGGACAGGATGCGTACGGCACTGCTGGCGGCGGTCAGCCACGACCTGCGCACGCCGCTCGCCTCGGCGATGGCGGCGGTCGAGAGCCTGCGCAGCACCGAGATCGACTGGAGCCCCTCAGACCGGCAGGAACTGCTCGCCACGGCGGGAGAGTCGCTGGTCAAGCTGCACCGGCTGGTGGAGAACCTGCTCGACATGAGCCGCCTGCAGGCGGGAGTCCTGGGCCTCGCGCTCCAGCCCGTGGCGCTGGAGGAGATCATCCCCAGAGCCCTGGTTGACGTGGGACCCCGCGCGACCTCGGACTTCTCGGCGGAGCTGCCCGAGGTCATGGCCGACCCCGTGCTGCTCGAAAGGGTGCTGGTCAACCTGGTGAGCAACGGCGTCAGATACAGCCCCGTGCTGGTCACCGCCAGCGAGCACGCCGACCGCGTCGAGATCCGCGTCATCGACAGGGGCCCTGGCATCCCGCAGGAGGACCACCAGCGGGTCTTCCAGCCGTTCCAGCGGCTGGGCGACCGTGACAACCACGCGGGCGTCGGTCTGGGGCTGGCGCTGTCGCGGGGGCTGACCGAGGCGATGGGCGGCACCCTCGTGCCGGAGGAGACGCCAGGAGGAGGACTGACCATGATCGTGTCGCTGAGGACGGCCGCATGA
- a CDS encoding group II truncated hemoglobin: MIVEYIRYRVPDADGFEDAYRRAVVPLGASPECLTYELSRCVDEPECYILRIEWTSAEGHLAGFRKSPHFQEFFAEIKPYVSNIEEMRHYEQVITKTEPTLFEWAGGAEALERLTTAFYDLVKKDDLVGPLFAGMDPDHPRYVAMWLGEVFGGPADYTRERGGHTHMVSKHLGKGITEQQRRRWVSLLMDAADEVGLPTDAEFRAAFAGYVEWGTRLARYFSGPRAQAPKEQPVPRWGWGVAPPYKP, translated from the coding sequence ATGATCGTAGAGTACATCCGTTACCGCGTCCCCGACGCGGACGGCTTCGAGGACGCCTACAGGCGGGCGGTCGTGCCGCTGGGCGCGTCGCCCGAGTGCCTGACCTATGAACTGTCGCGCTGCGTGGACGAGCCCGAGTGCTACATCCTGCGCATCGAATGGACCTCGGCCGAGGGGCATCTGGCGGGTTTCAGGAAAAGCCCGCACTTCCAGGAGTTCTTCGCCGAGATCAAACCCTACGTGTCCAACATCGAGGAGATGCGCCACTACGAGCAGGTCATCACCAAGACCGAGCCGACCCTGTTCGAGTGGGCGGGCGGTGCAGAGGCGCTCGAGCGGCTCACCACGGCCTTCTACGACTTGGTGAAGAAGGACGACCTCGTCGGTCCGCTGTTCGCCGGCATGGACCCCGATCACCCGCGATACGTCGCGATGTGGCTCGGCGAGGTCTTCGGCGGTCCCGCCGACTACACCCGCGAGCGCGGCGGCCACACGCACATGGTCTCCAAGCACCTCGGCAAGGGCATCACCGAGCAGCAGCGCCGCCGGTGGGTGAGCCTCCTGATGGACGCGGCCGACGAGGTCGGGCTCCCGACCGACGCCGAGTTCAGGGCGGCGTTCGCCGGCTATGTCGAGTGGGGCACCAGGCTGGCCCGCTACTTCTCCGGGCCCAGGGCCCAGGCGCCGAAGGAGCAGCCGGTTCCCAGATGGGGCTGGGGGGTGGCGCCGCCGTACAAGCCATAA
- a CDS encoding class I SAM-dependent methyltransferase gives MGFNHNDHYHRLLLRALPPEAKRALDVGSGTGTFARALAARGLEVDAVDPALAPPSGGGVRHLRADVTTMDLPTGHYDFVSCLASLHHMPFDTVTRLRDSLAPGGVLAVLGCYREATPADYAVSAAAVPVNALFRLAHLADRSASSAAAPVAPPSMTLREIREAAAVLLPGARIRRLLFWRYLMVWRSG, from the coding sequence ATGGGCTTCAACCACAACGACCACTACCACCGGCTGCTGCTGCGGGCACTGCCTCCCGAGGCGAAGCGGGCGCTCGACGTGGGCTCGGGCACCGGGACCTTCGCCCGCGCCCTCGCCGCCAGGGGCCTCGAGGTGGACGCGGTGGATCCCGCGCTCGCCCCTCCCTCCGGCGGAGGGGTCCGCCACCTGCGCGCCGACGTCACGACCATGGACCTGCCCACCGGGCACTACGACTTCGTCTCCTGCCTGGCGAGCCTGCACCACATGCCGTTCGACACCGTCACCAGGCTGCGCGACAGCCTCGCGCCCGGCGGCGTGCTGGCCGTCCTGGGGTGCTACCGCGAGGCCACGCCCGCCGACTACGCGGTCAGTGCGGCGGCCGTCCCCGTCAACGCGCTGTTCCGGCTGGCCCATCTGGCCGACCGTTCCGCCTCTTCTGCCGCCGCGCCGGTCGCGCCGCCCTCGATGACGCTGCGGGAGATCCGTGAGGCCGCGGCCGTCCTGCTGCCCGGCGCCCGCATCAGGCGCCTGCTCTTCTGGCGCTATCTGATGGTCTGGCGTTCGGGATAG
- a CDS encoding GNAT family N-acetyltransferase, whose protein sequence is MSWPGGASSTSAASPSHAATFGTDPAHRRRGLAGAAVLGALGAARELGAESARVCARGDDDYPSARATYESLGFRPYARNVTFVPGGRR, encoded by the coding sequence GTGAGCTGGCCTGGCGGCGCTTCGAGCACGTCGGCCGCGAGCCCGAGTCACGCCGCGACGTTCGGCACCGATCCGGCTCATCGGCGGCGCGGGCTCGCCGGCGCCGCCGTCCTGGGCGCGCTGGGCGCGGCCAGGGAGCTCGGCGCCGAGTCCGCGCGGGTCTGCGCCCGAGGTGACGACGACTACCCGTCGGCGCGGGCCACCTACGAGTCGCTCGGGTTCCGGCCCTACGCGCGCAACGTGACGTTCGTGCCCGGCGGACGCCGGTAG
- a CDS encoding DUF1707 SHOCT-like domain-containing protein — MTDRARLRAGDSDRDRVAQILRNAVGEGRISTDELGERLDRAYAARTCGELDGIVADLPSTDAHPPAPDVLRLSTGWARSVKQVGHWVVPPRIEVECGWGTVRINFMRAHCPHREISMDVRCDSLFGDIWVVVPWTWWVRSDEVTTGRSGHVHNRPRTPPAHDAVVMRMTGHLRSGDVWIRYRRPPGTNVTLRA, encoded by the coding sequence ATGACCGACCGGGCGCGGCTCCGGGCCGGCGACAGCGACCGGGACCGGGTGGCACAGATCCTGCGGAATGCGGTCGGTGAGGGCCGCATCAGCACCGACGAGCTGGGTGAGCGCCTCGACCGTGCCTACGCCGCGCGCACCTGCGGGGAGCTCGACGGCATCGTCGCCGACCTGCCCTCGACCGACGCGCACCCACCGGCGCCGGACGTCCTGCGGCTCTCCACGGGCTGGGCCAGGAGTGTCAAGCAGGTCGGCCACTGGGTCGTCCCGCCGCGTATCGAGGTCGAGTGCGGCTGGGGCACCGTGCGGATCAACTTCATGCGCGCGCACTGCCCGCACCGCGAGATCTCCATGGACGTGCGTTGCGACTCGTTGTTCGGCGACATCTGGGTGGTCGTGCCGTGGACCTGGTGGGTGCGCAGTGACGAGGTCACGACTGGCCGATCGGGGCACGTCCACAACCGGCCCCGCACACCGCCTGCGCACGACGCCGTCGTCATGCGCATGACGGGGCATCTGCGCAGCGGCGACGTCTGGATCCGCTACCGGCGTCCGCCGGGCACGAACGTCACGTTGCGCGCGTAG
- a CDS encoding class I SAM-dependent methyltransferase: MTDPNLRAAYDGVAARYAESVPERYHSSPLNHAMVSVFAELVRTTGDGLVADVGCGPGHVTAHLGALGVTAFGVDLSPEMIRLASGAYPELRFEVGLMSALEAEDASLAGVLANYSIIHMPPERLPETLAEFHRVLAPGGHLLLGFPAYDGPAELAEAFDHAAYLAYRYSPDRVADLLLRAGLAEVARMIIAPSEDPKRGFPQAYLVARRTA; this comes from the coding sequence ATGACCGATCCGAACCTCCGCGCCGCCTACGACGGCGTGGCCGCCCGTTACGCCGAGTCCGTCCCCGAGCGCTACCACTCCAGCCCGCTCAACCACGCGATGGTCTCCGTCTTCGCCGAACTGGTACGGACCACGGGTGACGGCCTGGTGGCGGACGTGGGATGCGGCCCTGGCCACGTCACCGCGCATCTCGGCGCCCTCGGCGTCACCGCCTTCGGCGTCGACCTGTCGCCGGAGATGATCAGACTCGCCAGTGGCGCGTACCCGGAGCTCCGCTTCGAGGTGGGGCTGATGAGCGCCCTCGAGGCGGAGGACGCCTCCCTCGCCGGGGTTCTCGCCAACTACTCGATCATCCACATGCCGCCCGAGCGGCTCCCGGAGACGCTCGCCGAGTTCCACCGCGTCCTCGCGCCAGGCGGCCACCTGCTTCTCGGCTTCCCCGCATATGACGGGCCCGCCGAGCTGGCCGAGGCGTTCGACCACGCGGCGTATCTCGCCTACCGGTACTCGCCCGACCGCGTGGCCGACCTGCTGCTCAGGGCCGGGCTCGCCGAGGTGGCCCGAATGATCATCGCCCCGAGCGAGGACCCCAAGCGAGGCTTCCCGCAGGCCTACCTCGTCGCCCGCCGTACGGCCTAG